DNA from Amycolatopsis sp. DSM 110486:
CGAACGACGGCGGCCGGCCCGCGCCCGAGTCGTACGCCGTGGAGCTCGCGCAGTACCCGCGCCCGCCCAAGGAGCTGCCCGACTGGCTGGCCGCGAAAGCCCACCAGCCCCTCGACGTCGCCTTCCGCCACGCCCGCGTGGTCGACGCGCACAACGAGAACGAGCGCCCGGTCGTCAACCGGCCGCCGGTGCCACCCGACCAGCTGCGCGGCGTGCTCGACTACCTGTTCCGCGCGCCCCTCGTCCTGCATCGCCCGCAGCCGCAGCACGACATCTTCGCCCCGGGCGCGCCGCCCGACGTGCCGCACGCCTTCCACACCGACGGCACCTGGGTGTGGCCCGCGGCCGTGCCGCACTACCTGCGCAAGTACGGCGTGCCGCCCGAGCCCGAGCTGGTGGACCACATTCGTGGTGCCGGCTTCCGTCCGCCGCTGGTGCGCGAGCTCGTCCGCGCGACGGCCGAAGCCGAGATCCTCGGCACCCCCCGCCCGACGCGCTCGGAAACCGAACTCCCCGACGACGGCCGCCTCGCCCGCGCCCTCCGCGGCGACGACCTGGGCCTCGACCTGCACGCCGCCGAGACGCTGACCTTGCTGCACCAGCGCCTGGTCGAACACGGCGTGCCTGCCGGCGCGTACCGGATCGGCGCCACCGAGGTGCCGCTCGCCGACGTCTGGACCCTGCGCCGCGCCGAGAACGGCTGGGAGGTCTCCCGCCCGCCGGCCGTCGCGCCCGTGGCCTTCGGCAGCCTGGCCGACGCCGCCCGCTTCCTCCTCGGCACGCTGCTCATGCTGCCCCCGCGCGCCGCCGACGAGTCCGACCAGCCCGCCGACTGGCCGATCCTGCCGCTACGCGGCGAGCCGCCCCTGAGCTTCTTCCGCGGCAAACGCGTCGTCGTCCTCCCCGCCGGCACCACGGTCCTGCGCTTCGGCAACGACGCCGGCAACCTCGTCCACACCTCCGGCACGCGCTTCGCCTCGACGTCGCTGTCCCCGGAACGCGAACGCGAGCGGCACGAGTACCGGGTGCAGCGCACGCTGCGGGTGCTCACCGGCATCACGGCCCCGTGGGGCCCTCAACCGGGCGGGGCGACGGCTTACTTGCTGCCGCGGCCGATCGCGCAGCACGTGGAGGCGGGGGCGCTATCCCGCGTGTGACCCACGCGCGGTGATCAGCACGGCGGGGGACCACCAGTAGTCGGCGAGCGGCTCCACCACAACGTCGGTGAAGCCCGCGATTTCAAGCTGAGCCACCCACGCCAACGCAGGCTGCTCCCAGTTCGTCCGCTCCGCACCCGCGGCGACGCCGAGCAGCACGGGCATCAGAAATCCTTGCGCGACAAGAGAAGCCCGGGCACCGTACTCGGCGACGCCGCGCTCGTATCGCGACACCAGCGACTCCAGAAAGTCCGGCGACCCCTCGTCCAGCACGGGGATGTCGAACTCCGCCAACACCAGCGTTTCCGTGCGCGGCCGCAGTTCTCGCAGCACCGCGGCCCGCACCGGGGGCCTCATGGACTGCATGGCGAACGTCGACTGTGCGAGGTTCCACGTGGAACCGTTCGCCCCGAGGAAGCTCTGCGCCGTCGCCTCGAAGCGGTTCGCGCCGGGCACGTCGACGGCCGCGAGTAGCGCCGCCGACGGCTCCACCAGGTCGATCCGCCCCGGCCGGAACGACGACTGCGCCAGCGCGGGCTCCACGGCCAGGCCGTCGCCGCAACCCAAGTCCAGCAACGATTCCGGGCGCAGCGCCGCATATCGAGCAGCCAGCGCAGCGCTCAGCCGCGAGTACAACCCCACGTTCCCGCCACCACGGATGAACGCCGTGAACGCCGCCGGCTGGTCGTACACCGGCCCGGACCCGTCCGTCGCGAGGTACGCGGAAAGCTCCGCCCCCAATGGCGAATCAGCCCGCGAGGCAAGCTCGATCGCCTGAGAAACATCCCCGGCCCGGTAAGCGGCAAGCGCGTCGACAAGGATCACGCGCTCGTGTCTAGCACCTGACTCAGAACGGCACCCACAACGTCACCCGCGTGCCGCTGCCGGGCGTCGACTCCACCAGGGCCGTGCCGCCGACCTCGCCGAGGCGCGCGTTGATCGACTGGCTGATGCCGAACCCCGCGGGCCGCGCATCAGGACTGAAGCCCTGCCCGTGGTCGCGCGTGATCACCGCGATTCCGCCGTCGCGTTCCTCCACGCGCACCACGACCTTGTCCGTGCCGGAGTGCTTCATCGTGTTGCGCAGCGACTCGCGCACGGCGTCGCGCAGCGCGATCTGGCGCACTTCCGACAGCGTGTCCTCGTCGAGCTCCGCGATCACCAGCTGCGCGCGCAGGCCGTCGCGCGCCATTTCCGCTGCCAGCGCCGCGAGCTTCTCGCCCAGGGGCCGCGACGCTTCTTCCTCGCGCTGCGCCGCCGCCGTCTCGATCGTCTGCCGCAGCTCCATCGCCTGGGCGCGGGCGAGCCGCTGCACCTCCACGAGCCGGTCGGCCGACTCGCCGGTGCCGCCGAGTGAGATGGCCTCCAGCGTCTGCAGCACGGTGTCGTGGAGCATCCGGTGCTGCTGCGCGCGTTCGGCGAGCCGTCCGTTTCGGATGCCGTAGGCCAGCGCGAGCCGCGTGCCGAGGCCGAGCAGGATCAGCGCGCCGATGCCGGTGAACAGCACTCCGAACATCGTCGGGTACAGCGACCAGGCCTGCGCGAAGTTCGCCGAGCCGCTGTTGAGGAAATCGGACAGCAGCCGCACGGGCAGGCTCAGCGCCGCCAGCGCCAGCCCCGACGGGATGCCGATCGCCAGCGTCAGCAAAGCGATGTCACCCAGCAGGTGTTTGTCCGCGACCCCGAGCGCGTCGTGGAACACCGACGTGGGCTCGGTCAGGCCGATGACCAGCTGAAACGCCACCGTGATGATCAGGTCCGCCACCAGCAGCCGCGCCGCGAGGTCGGAGCGGAAGGGCGACGAGCGCAGCATCCAGTAGATCCCGAACGCGCTCATCGCCATCGAGCACAACGCCACCAGCGCCACGGGCACCACGCCGGTCGAACCGTGCGCCGACACGAACGCGCCGAACGCGCCCGGCACCGCGACGATCCGGTAGGCCAGCGGCACCAGCACCACGTACCGCGCCGCGCGCAGCAGCAGCCCGTCGTTGTACCTGGCGTCCACCGCGCCCGCCATGCGCGAGATCCGCTTGAACGCCCGCAGCGGCGTCGGGTCGGCGATCTCGTCGGTGAGCCCGGTCGTCGCCGTCGCGAGCGCGGGCGTGCCGCGTTTCAACAGGGTGACGAGGAAGCTCGACGTGCGGGGCGGCCGGCCGTCCTGGTCCTCAGTTGCCTGCGCCGTCATCGATCTCCCCGGTACGGGGCGCGCCCCCTCCGGCAGCGCCCGGGGCAGCGAGTATTCCCGCTCGCCGGGCCGCGTTCCAGAGGCCAAAGGGGGATCTTGGCGGATTCGCGATCACGAATTCGACTCGTGTTCGTTCGAAGACCCCACGACGACCCCAGGGTGACCACCCGTGCCCGCAGCGCGAGATCACTCCGTGGGTGCGATGCCCTCCGACTCGGCCCACTTCTTGAGCTCGGCCACGGCCTCGTCGTGGTCCAGCGGACCGCGGTCCAGCCGCAGCTCCTTGAGGAACTTCCACGCCTTGCCGACCTGCGGACCGGGCTTGAGGCCGAGCAGCCGCATGATCTCGTTGCCGTCGAGGTCGGGGCGGACCCGGTTGAGGTCCTCCTGCTCCTTCAACGTCGCGATGCGCTGCTCGAGGTCGTCGTACGTCGCCTGCAGCGCGGCCGCCTTCTTGCGGTTGCGCGTGGTCGAGTCGGCGCGCACGAGCTTGTGCAGCCGCGTCAGCAGGTCACCGGCGTCGGTGACGTAGCGGCGCACGGCCGAATCCGTCCACTCGCCGTTGGCGTAGCCGTGGAAGCGCAGGTGGAGGAACACGAGCTGCGAGACCTGCTCCACGATCTCCTTGGAGAACTTGAGCGCCCGCAAACGCTTGCGCGCCATCCGCGCGCCCACGACCTCGTGGTGGTGGAAGCTCACGCCGCCGCCGGGCAGCAACTCGCGCGTCTCCGGCTTGCCGACGTCGTGCAGCAGCGCGGCAAGCCGCAGCACCAGGTCGGGCTCCGATGCCGGCTCGTGCGTGGTCTCCAGCTCGATCGCCTGCGCCAGCACGGTCAGCGAGTGCTGGTAGACGTCCTTGTGCTGGTGGTGCTCGTCGATCGCCAGGCGCATGCCGGGCAGCTCGGGCAGCACGTGATCCGCGAGGCCCGTGTCCACGAGCAGCTCCAGGCCCGGCCGCGGGTCGGGGGCGAGCATGAGCTTCGACAGCTCCGCCTGCACGCGCTCGGCCGTGATCCGCTCGATCTCGCTCGCCATCGACGTCATCGCCTCGACCACGCGCGGCGCGGCGGTGAAGCCGAGCTGCGAGGAGAAGCGCGCGGCGCGCAGCATGCGCAGCGGGTCGTCGGCGAACGACTCCTGCGGCGTCGCCGGGGTGTCGAGCACCTTCAGCCGCAGCGCGTCCATGCCGTCGTGGGGGTCGATGAACGTCTTCGTGACCAGGTCGATCGCCATCGCGTTGACCGTGAAATCGCGGCGCAGCAGGTCGCCCTCGATGGTGTCGCCGAAGGTGACCTCGGGGTTGCGCCCGACACGGTCGTAGCTGTCGGCGCGGAACGTGGTGATCTCGAGCGTGGTGCCCTTCTTGGTGACCCCGACCGTGCCGAACGCGATGCCGACGTCCCACACGGCGTCGCCCCAGTCGCTCACGATCTGCAGCACACGGTCCGGCCTCGCATCGGTGGTGAAGTCGAGGTCGTTCGAGAGCCGGCCGAGCAGCGCGTCGCGCACGCTGCCACCGACCAGGTAGAGACTGTGGCCGGCTCGCGCGAACCGCTCGGCCAACTCGTCGGCCAGGGGGGACACTCGCATCAGTTCCGTCACCGCGTTCTGCTGGGCGACCAGGTTGTTCACTTCATCCCACCATTAGCTGACAACGGGGAGTGGCGTCCACTACTACGGACGCCGTCGGACACGGACACGGAGAGCCAGCGTACCTGGGCAACCGTTTGCTCTAGCATCGCAGCATGCCTGGATCCGCCGGCCGCGCCGGAGCGCCGAAGCCGCGCAGAAGGCGCAGGCGGCAGCGGGGCAGGCGCCTGACCACGGTCGACGAGACGTCGGCCGGCGGACTGGTCATCGACGCCGGGCGGGAACACGCGGTGCTGATCGGCCGCCTCGACCGGCACGGCAGACTGCTGTGGTCGTTGCCGAAGGGCCACATCGAGGACGGTGAGACGGTGGAGCAGACGGCGATGCGCGAGGTGAAGGAAGAGACGGGCATCTCCGCGCAGGTCCTGCGCCCGCTGGGCACCATCGACTACTGGTTCGTGGCCGAACGACGCCGCGTGCACAAGACCGTGCACCACTTCCTGCTCGAGTCGACGGGTGGCGAGCTCTCCGACGAGGACGTCGAGGTCACCGAGGTCGCGTGGGTGCCGCTGGCCGAGCTGGAGACGACGCTGGCCTACGCGGACGAGCGCAAGCTGGTCCGTAAAGCCAAAGAACTTTTCGCGCACGACGAGCGCGCCTGAGAGGGAGCACCCGAGTGAAGCGGCCCGCCGCCTTCTTCCTGTCCCTGCTGGTCTTCGCAGCAGGCGCCCTTCTCGGCGCGCCCGCGCAGGCCCAGGACGCCGCCAGCCCCGAGCCGCCGCGCCTGCGGCTCGATCTCGACCAGCTCAACCCGCGCGTGATCACCACGTCCACGACGACGCTGACCGTGTCCGGCACCGTGACGAACATCGGCGACCGCCGCATCGCCCGTCCGCAGGTGCGGCTGCAGGTCGGCGAGCACCTGACCGGTGACCGCGAGCTGAAGGGCGTGCTGGCCGGCGAGCCGATCCAGGACAGCCCGCTCACCGACTTCACCACGCTCACGGAGACGCTGGAGCCGGGGCAGACCGCCAAACTCGCCGTCACCGTGCCGCTCACCGGCAAGAGCGCGCTCCAGCTCAGCCGGCCCGGCGTGTACCCGATGCTGGTCAACGTCAACGGCACGCCGGAGTTCGGCGGCCCCGCGCGGCTCGCGGCCGTGAGCCTGCTCATGCCGGTGCTGTCCGCGCCCGGGAAACCGACGTCGCCGGGCAAGCACGCCGACGTCAGCGTGCTGTGGCCCATCACCGACAGCTCGCCGCACGTGCTGTCGTCCCCCTACGGCGGCCGGCTCACGCTCACCGACGACACCCTCGCGGCCGAGCTGAGCCCCAACGGCCGACTGCAGTCCCTCGTCACGGCCGCCCGCGCGGCCCAGCAGTCGGACCCGAACGTCGGCGAGTCCTTGTGCTTCGCCGTCGACCCCGACCTGCTGCGCACCGTCAACGCGATGGCCGGCGGCTACGTCGTCGCCGGCGCACCGGGCAAGGGCTCGCAGCTGGCGCAGGACTGGCTGGCGCAGCTGCGCACGCTCGTCAACGGCCGCTGCGTGATCGCCCTGCCCTTCGCCGACGCCGACCTCACCACGCTGGGCAAGGTCCGCTCCGCCACCGGCACGCCCGACACCGGCCTGCTGAGCACGGCGCTCAGCGGCGAGGCGACGATCCGCGATCTCCTGCACACGCAGCCGCGCCCGGGCGTGCTCTGGCCCGACGGCACGCCCGACGACCAGGCGCTCACCGCGATGTCGGCGGCCGGCGTGCACACCGTGCTCACCGACGGGTCGAAGCTGCAGGCCGACGCGCCCGTCACCGGCCCCGTCTCGCTGCCGGGCGGCCTGCGCGCCCAGCCGATCGACAGCGTCATCGCCGGCGCCATGACGGGTTCCGCGCCCAACCCGCAGACCGCGACCACCGTCGGCGCCGCGACGCAGCCCGCGATCGCGAGCCAGAACGGCCTCGCCGCCATCGCGTTCGAAGCCGGCCTCGGCCGCACCGGCACCGAGCCGGGCACGCAGCTGCTCGTCGCGCCGCCGCGGCGCTGGGACGTGCCGGTGGGCGAGCTCACCGCGTTCCTCCAGCACGTGGGCCAGTTCCTCGGCCCCGGCGGCGTCGCCACCGCCACGCCCCTGTCCGACCTGCTCGACCAGAACGCGTCGGGCACGGCGTCGTTCGCGGCCGGCACCCACGACCAGCCGCTGTCGGGGGGCGGGGATGTCGCCGACGCCCTGACGGACCTCGACGGCCAGGCCGCCGGGCTGCTCTCGGCCATGCGGATGGACACCACGCACCGCGTGCCGCCCGAGGACATCGTCGCGCCGGTGCGCACCGCCCTCGTGCGCGGCGCGTCCACGGCCTACCGCGTGCCCTCGGGCAGCACGGCCGGCGCGAACGCCGACGCCGAGCTCGCCGCGATCCGCGACCAGGTGACCGTGGAACAGCCGAAGCAGACGATCGCGCTCGCGTCCGGTTCGTCACCACTGCCTGTGTTCGTGAGCAACGGCCTCCCGGTGGGCATCACCGCGCAGATCGCGCTGAAGAACGAGGTCGGCATCCGCCCCGAGCAGGTGCAGAACTGGTTCA
Protein-coding regions in this window:
- a CDS encoding DUF6049 family protein, which translates into the protein MKRPAAFFLSLLVFAAGALLGAPAQAQDAASPEPPRLRLDLDQLNPRVITTSTTTLTVSGTVTNIGDRRIARPQVRLQVGEHLTGDRELKGVLAGEPIQDSPLTDFTTLTETLEPGQTAKLAVTVPLTGKSALQLSRPGVYPMLVNVNGTPEFGGPARLAAVSLLMPVLSAPGKPTSPGKHADVSVLWPITDSSPHVLSSPYGGRLTLTDDTLAAELSPNGRLQSLVTAARAAQQSDPNVGESLCFAVDPDLLRTVNAMAGGYVVAGAPGKGSQLAQDWLAQLRTLVNGRCVIALPFADADLTTLGKVRSATGTPDTGLLSTALSGEATIRDLLHTQPRPGVLWPDGTPDDQALTAMSAAGVHTVLTDGSKLQADAPVTGPVSLPGGLRAQPIDSVIAGAMTGSAPNPQTATTVGAATQPAIASQNGLAAIAFEAGLGRTGTEPGTQLLVAPPRRWDVPVGELTAFLQHVGQFLGPGGVATATPLSDLLDQNASGTASFAAGTHDQPLSGGGDVADALTDLDGQAAGLLSAMRMDTTHRVPPEDIVAPVRTALVRGASTAYRVPSGSTAGANADAELAAIRDQVTVEQPKQTIALASGSSPLPVFVSNGLPVGITAQIALKNEVGIRPEQVQNWFIPAKGGQNELLQIEALRAGRLSVDVSLTTPEGTQLGSTARFELTSTEYGPITIIITVVAGCALLLLASRRIYRRVKEGRAARAESR
- a CDS encoding NUDIX hydrolase — protein: MPGSAGRAGAPKPRRRRRRQRGRRLTTVDETSAGGLVIDAGREHAVLIGRLDRHGRLLWSLPKGHIEDGETVEQTAMREVKEETGISAQVLRPLGTIDYWFVAERRRVHKTVHHFLLESTGGELSDEDVEVTEVAWVPLAELETTLAYADERKLVRKAKELFAHDERA
- a CDS encoding class I SAM-dependent methyltransferase translates to MILVDALAAYRAGDVSQAIELASRADSPLGAELSAYLATDGSGPVYDQPAAFTAFIRGGGNVGLYSRLSAALAARYAALRPESLLDLGCGDGLAVEPALAQSSFRPGRIDLVEPSAALLAAVDVPGANRFEATAQSFLGANGSTWNLAQSTFAMQSMRPPVRAAVLRELRPRTETLVLAEFDIPVLDEGSPDFLESLVSRYERGVAEYGARASLVAQGFLMPVLLGVAAGAERTNWEQPALAWVAQLEIAGFTDVVVEPLADYWWSPAVLITARGSHAG
- a CDS encoding CCA tRNA nucleotidyltransferase → MNNLVAQQNAVTELMRVSPLADELAERFARAGHSLYLVGGSVRDALLGRLSNDLDFTTDARPDRVLQIVSDWGDAVWDVGIAFGTVGVTKKGTTLEITTFRADSYDRVGRNPEVTFGDTIEGDLLRRDFTVNAMAIDLVTKTFIDPHDGMDALRLKVLDTPATPQESFADDPLRMLRAARFSSQLGFTAAPRVVEAMTSMASEIERITAERVQAELSKLMLAPDPRPGLELLVDTGLADHVLPELPGMRLAIDEHHQHKDVYQHSLTVLAQAIELETTHEPASEPDLVLRLAALLHDVGKPETRELLPGGGVSFHHHEVVGARMARKRLRALKFSKEIVEQVSQLVFLHLRFHGYANGEWTDSAVRRYVTDAGDLLTRLHKLVRADSTTRNRKKAAALQATYDDLEQRIATLKEQEDLNRVRPDLDGNEIMRLLGLKPGPQVGKAWKFLKELRLDRGPLDHDEAVAELKKWAESEGIAPTE
- a CDS encoding TNT domain-containing protein, giving the protein MRYRVEAGDRPDGLYATLDDRTFAAERSTTDGTLLLSVPPDEEAPAGFDREHEGRPARVVLATEVPATFTLRTYCEYDDELFEVAPGDGKELTLRWTQHDPARAAQLGLTDFSTTAEAKRVTGLWQLRRDQGEPRPELDADHGALLRAIGRTLRAVPGGWTRVAAQFRQVGDYAELEVRAVGDENGPVSVSLPAPPKLSALFARLRAAMYSPDTGTWFQGTFTLDTEAQFDFDFDSEHEPTWRVPPNDGGRPAPESYAVELAQYPRPPKELPDWLAAKAHQPLDVAFRHARVVDAHNENERPVVNRPPVPPDQLRGVLDYLFRAPLVLHRPQPQHDIFAPGAPPDVPHAFHTDGTWVWPAAVPHYLRKYGVPPEPELVDHIRGAGFRPPLVRELVRATAEAEILGTPRPTRSETELPDDGRLARALRGDDLGLDLHAAETLTLLHQRLVEHGVPAGAYRIGATEVPLADVWTLRRAENGWEVSRPPAVAPVAFGSLADAARFLLGTLLMLPPRAADESDQPADWPILPLRGEPPLSFFRGKRVVVLPAGTTVLRFGNDAGNLVHTSGTRFASTSLSPERERERHEYRVQRTLRVLTGITAPWGPQPGGATAYLLPRPIAQHVEAGALSRV
- a CDS encoding sensor histidine kinase, yielding MTAQATEDQDGRPPRTSSFLVTLLKRGTPALATATTGLTDEIADPTPLRAFKRISRMAGAVDARYNDGLLLRAARYVVLVPLAYRIVAVPGAFGAFVSAHGSTGVVPVALVALCSMAMSAFGIYWMLRSSPFRSDLAARLLVADLIITVAFQLVIGLTEPTSVFHDALGVADKHLLGDIALLTLAIGIPSGLALAALSLPVRLLSDFLNSGSANFAQAWSLYPTMFGVLFTGIGALILLGLGTRLALAYGIRNGRLAERAQQHRMLHDTVLQTLEAISLGGTGESADRLVEVQRLARAQAMELRQTIETAAAQREEEASRPLGEKLAALAAEMARDGLRAQLVIAELDEDTLSEVRQIALRDAVRESLRNTMKHSGTDKVVVRVEERDGGIAVITRDHGQGFSPDARPAGFGISQSINARLGEVGGTALVESTPGSGTRVTLWVPF